The following are from one region of the Nymphaea colorata isolate Beijing-Zhang1983 chromosome 7, ASM883128v2, whole genome shotgun sequence genome:
- the LOC116257098 gene encoding chlorophyll a-b binding protein, chloroplastic, which translates to MASACASSAVAAVAVSASSSQKSGNSLAATKASFLAGRSLRHRKLATPVVARAFSVNAEAAPGRPLWFPGSTPPEWLDGSLPGDFGFDPLGLGSDPESLRWNQQAELVHCRWAMLGAAGIFIPEFLTKIGILNTPSWYTAGEQEYFTDKTTLFVVELFFIGWAEGRRWADIIKPGCVNQDPIFPNNKLTGTDVGYPGGLWFDPLGWGSGSPEKIKELRTKEIKNGRLAMLAVMGAWFQAIYTGTGPIDNLFAHLADPGHATIFAVSTVNKFQSCRSFLCSLPSHSRILEK; encoded by the exons atggcgTCCGCTTGTGCCTCCTCCGCCGTCGCCGCTGTAGCTGTTTCCGCTTCCAG cTCCCAGAAAAGTGGGAACTCTTTGGCAGCAACAAAGGCCTCCTTCCTCGCCGGAAGGTCGCTCCGACACCGGAAATTGGCGACTCCGGTGGTCGCACGTGCCTTCTCCGTGAACGCCGAGGCTGCGCCAGGTAGACCGCTCTGGTTTCCTGGTAGCACACCACCAGAGTGGCTCGATGGAAG CTTGCCTGGAGACTTCGGATTCGACCCTCTTGGCCTTG GGTCCGACCCAGAGAGTCTGAGATGGAACCAGCAGGCAGAGTTGGTGCACTGCAGATGGGCAATGCTGGGTGCTGCTGGAATCTTCATCCCTGAGTTTCTCACCAAGATAGGCATCCTCAATACCCCATCTTGGTACACTGCTGGAGAGCAGGAGTACTTCACAGATAAGACCACCCTCTTTGTGGTGGAGCTCTTCTTCATAGGCTGGGCAGAGGGAAGGAGATGGGCAGATATCATCAAGCCTGGGTGCGTCAACCAGGACCCAATCTTCCCCAACAACAAGCTCACAGGAACTGATGTTGGCTACCCAGGAGGCCTCTGGTTTGATCCCCTGGGTTGGGGCTCTGGCTCCCCTGAGAAGATCAAGGAGTTGAGGACCAAGGAGATCAAGAATGGAAGGTTGGCCATGTTGGCCGTCATGGGTGCCTGGTTCCAGGCCATCTACACCGGCACCGGACCCATCGACAATCTCTTCGCCCACCTTGCAGATCCCGGCCATGCCACAATCTTTGCTGTAAGTACTGTAAATAAATTTCAATCATGTAGGAGTTTTCTATGTTCTTTACCCAGTCATTCCCGCATCCTTGAAAAATGA
- the LOC116257275 gene encoding uncharacterized protein LOC116257275 isoform X1, protein MDDLKFFLDFSDPIVNTTEDILKMLRTTVGRPTPIHCKSRGNRRFGFRLKNVSRSEIITIKLQSSSLIGRTGAAVSYVLPLIFLYDSRRPEVKLSTLGKAIEPIVNVMVEFTKRVFGFDCTGIQVGGGKIARFKELSKALYLITIMGEPGNAVSILVPEGKANDISGNTNLASNDLKVMFDIVPSVSIGLYSFVTVGFLATSLAATSLALASANLAATGALIEELAGADPSRNLLGMVGHLQVFALSSWLSSELSEEYFHTVKGLRWLIPHARVPWKKEDTSLEVYHQYPYGGADSLQITYGDWHTKQPLNDREIDGYVGTRFINYGLLLNSTEYFTYFLRREPLSAANVISNISNYTGWQDFQKNMFWLGTVGGSLVLLHLLILFLLKWRTRSSAKGELSLPRFEIFLMIILLPCLCQSSAFVIRGGTTGGITVGALLLALPVALVLSICLFMITAVFIGNFVQYKKIIIDNGEKVTWHSRLLDAIAGKHTIGKWCQMDRLPSTFLSRFGILFEDLKGPPTLVFVENSEPGNVPTWVTSDRSGIGRMRAISSDDGNNDAPLPTIERISGSADTAYIVIDLIRRIFLGIVFGAYPLEASRHQSILALSFTMLQFLYLFLLKPYISRGVQMVESVSLLCEAGIFGVSFYNLRTRKLEDQKAIGIWMLALFLMSFIGQLLNEWYALIKCLLRLPQSENPSFSLGMRFVAKGLVIPFLPRKYWSRFVSRKFSEPKTCLVPVVPLNPGPKMGNRRGGPMHVDTASASSATVVPLCLPDSPVLDDQLQLSTPLPEIAAVAHLGSIPRGTSSSTKKKKMRTADLKSPKGLKLASKNEIKLRELAKASFPGSRTTEGVGPSNAAQDSLFGSSDESEASSLIAQ, encoded by the exons ATGGATGACCTGAAATTTTTCTTGGACTTCAGCGATCCTATAGTAAACACAACAGAGGACATATTAAAGATGTTGCGAACCACTGTAGGTCGACCCACACCAATCCACTGTAAAAGCCGTGGAAATAGGCGATTTGGCTTTCGG CTAAAAAATGTGTCCAGATCTGAGATAATCACAATCAAGCTCCAGTCTTCTTCTCTTATTGGACGAACAGGTGCTGCCGTGTCCTATGTTTTGCCTTTAATATTCCTCTATG ATTCAAGAAGGCCAGAGGTAAAGCTGAGTACATTAGGAAAAGCTATAGAACCTATCGTCAATGTGATGGTTGAGTTCACAAAGCGTGTGTTTGGATTTGATTGTACTGGGATACAAGTGGGTGGGGGGAAAATTGCAAG GTTTAAAGAGCTTTCAAAAGCTCTCTATTTAATAACTATTATGGGGGAACCTGGGAATGCTGTATCTATACTTGTCCCAGAAGGAAAAGCAAATGATATCTCTGGAAATACAAATTTGGCTTCCAACGACTTGAAAGTGATGTTCG ATATTGTACCTTCAGTCTCTATAGGGCTGTATTCATTCGTGACTGTAGGCTTCTTAGCAACTTCCTTAGCAGCTACTTCTCTTGCATTGGCCTCCGCAAATCTTGCTGCTACAGGTGCATTGATTGAGGAGCTGGCAGGTGCAGATCCATCTAGAAATCTTCTA GGAATGGTTGGACACCTGCAAGTATTTGCCTTATCGAGTTGGCTTTCATCAGAGTTGTCAGAAGAATATTTTCATACTGTAAAAGGTCTCAGGTGGCTCATTCCCCATGCTCGTGTTCCATGGAAGAAGGAAGATACATCTCTAGAGGTTTACCATCAGTATCCATATGGAGGTGCTGACTCATTGCAGATTACATATGGAGACTGGCATACAAAACAACCTCTTAATGATAGAGAAATAGATGGCTATGTTGGAACCCGATTCATAAACTATGGTCTTCTACTCAACTCCACCGAGTACTTTACATATTTTCTG CGCCGGGAGCCATTATCTGCAGCCAATGTGATAAGCAACATTAGCAATTACACAGG ATGGCAGGATTTCCAGAAGAACATGTTCTGGCTTGGTACCGTGGGTGGTAGTTTAGTTCTGCTGCACTTATTGATACTCTTCTTGCTAAAATGGAGAACAAGATCATCAGCCAAAGGGGAACTCTCCCTtccaagatttgaaatttttcttatGATTATCTTGCTTCCTTGTTTATGCCAGTCATCCGCTTTTGTTATTAGAG GGGGCACGACTGGCGGAATCACTGTTGGGGCGCTTCTGTTGGCTCTTCCTGTTGCACTTGTTCTATCAATCTGCCTTTTCATGATAACTGCAGTATTCATTGGGAACTTCGTACAATATAAGAAAATTATCATTGACAACGGCGAGAAGGTAACATGGCATAGCCGTCTCTTGGATGCAATTGCTGGGAAACATACAATAGGGAAATGGTGTCAAATGGATAGGTTGCCATCTACTTTTCTTTCAAGATTCGGGATTCTATTTGAGGATTTAAAAGGTCCTCCGACCTTGGTGTTTGTTGAGAACAGTGAACCTGGGAACGTCCCCACCTGGGTCACCAGTGACCGCAGTGGCATTGGAAGGATGAGGGCCATAAGTTCTGATGATGGCAACAATGATGCTCCTCTGCCTACTATAGAGAGGATTTCTGGCTCTGCTGACACAGCGTACATAGTTATTGATCTTATCAGAAGAATATTTCTCGGCATTGTCTTTGGCGCCTATCCACTCGAGGCCTCGCGCCACCAAAGCATTCTGGCCCTTAGTTTCACTATGTTGCAATTCCTATACCTATTTCTGCTGAAGCCCTACATCAGTAGGGGAGTTCAGATGGTGGAGAGCGTCTCCCTCCTGTGTGAAGCTGGTATTTTTGGAGTTTCTTTCTACAATCTACGGACTCGCAAACTAGAAGACCAAAAGGCGATCGGTATTTGGATGCTTGCCCTGTTTCTGATGAGCTTTATAGGACAGCTCTTGAATGAATGGTATGCACTGATCAAGTGTCTGCTAAGGCTTCCACAATCTGAGAATCCTTCTTTTAGTTTAGGAATGAGGTTTGTTGCAAAAGGCCTTGTTATTCCTTTCCTTCCAAGGAAGTATTGGTCGAGATTTGTTTCCCGCAAATTCTCTGAACCAAAAACATGTCTAGTCCCAGTGGTTCCATTAAATCCTGGGCCAAAGATGGGGAACAGAAGGGGCGGCCCAATGCATGTTGACACAGCAAGTGCGTCGTCTGCAACTGTGGTTCCTTTGTGCCTTCCAGACTCACCAGTTCTTGATGACCAGCTTCAGTTGTCAACTCCCTTGCCAGAAATTGCAGCAGTGGCTCATTTAGGATCAATCCCCAGAGGCACCTCTTCAAGcaccaagaagaaaaagatgagaacAGCGGATTTGAAGAGTCCAAAGGGACTCAAACTTGCTTCCAAAAATGAGATAAAGCTAAGAGAGTTGGCGAAAGCTAGTTTTCCAGGAAGTAGAACTACTGAAGGGGTTGGTCCCAGCAATGCTGCGCAGGACTCCTTGTTTGGATCCTCTGATGAATCGGAAGCCTCATCTCTAATAGCTCAGTAG
- the LOC116257275 gene encoding uncharacterized protein LOC116257275 isoform X2 translates to MGEPGNAVSILVPEGKANDISGNTNLASNDLKVMFDIVPSVSIGLYSFVTVGFLATSLAATSLALASANLAATGALIEELAGADPSRNLLGMVGHLQVFALSSWLSSELSEEYFHTVKGLRWLIPHARVPWKKEDTSLEVYHQYPYGGADSLQITYGDWHTKQPLNDREIDGYVGTRFINYGLLLNSTEYFTYFLRREPLSAANVISNISNYTGWQDFQKNMFWLGTVGGSLVLLHLLILFLLKWRTRSSAKGELSLPRFEIFLMIILLPCLCQSSAFVIRGGTTGGITVGALLLALPVALVLSICLFMITAVFIGNFVQYKKIIIDNGEKVTWHSRLLDAIAGKHTIGKWCQMDRLPSTFLSRFGILFEDLKGPPTLVFVENSEPGNVPTWVTSDRSGIGRMRAISSDDGNNDAPLPTIERISGSADTAYIVIDLIRRIFLGIVFGAYPLEASRHQSILALSFTMLQFLYLFLLKPYISRGVQMVESVSLLCEAGIFGVSFYNLRTRKLEDQKAIGIWMLALFLMSFIGQLLNEWYALIKCLLRLPQSENPSFSLGMRFVAKGLVIPFLPRKYWSRFVSRKFSEPKTCLVPVVPLNPGPKMGNRRGGPMHVDTASASSATVVPLCLPDSPVLDDQLQLSTPLPEIAAVAHLGSIPRGTSSSTKKKKMRTADLKSPKGLKLASKNEIKLRELAKASFPGSRTTEGVGPSNAAQDSLFGSSDESEASSLIAQ, encoded by the exons ATGGGGGAACCTGGGAATGCTGTATCTATACTTGTCCCAGAAGGAAAAGCAAATGATATCTCTGGAAATACAAATTTGGCTTCCAACGACTTGAAAGTGATGTTCG ATATTGTACCTTCAGTCTCTATAGGGCTGTATTCATTCGTGACTGTAGGCTTCTTAGCAACTTCCTTAGCAGCTACTTCTCTTGCATTGGCCTCCGCAAATCTTGCTGCTACAGGTGCATTGATTGAGGAGCTGGCAGGTGCAGATCCATCTAGAAATCTTCTA GGAATGGTTGGACACCTGCAAGTATTTGCCTTATCGAGTTGGCTTTCATCAGAGTTGTCAGAAGAATATTTTCATACTGTAAAAGGTCTCAGGTGGCTCATTCCCCATGCTCGTGTTCCATGGAAGAAGGAAGATACATCTCTAGAGGTTTACCATCAGTATCCATATGGAGGTGCTGACTCATTGCAGATTACATATGGAGACTGGCATACAAAACAACCTCTTAATGATAGAGAAATAGATGGCTATGTTGGAACCCGATTCATAAACTATGGTCTTCTACTCAACTCCACCGAGTACTTTACATATTTTCTG CGCCGGGAGCCATTATCTGCAGCCAATGTGATAAGCAACATTAGCAATTACACAGG ATGGCAGGATTTCCAGAAGAACATGTTCTGGCTTGGTACCGTGGGTGGTAGTTTAGTTCTGCTGCACTTATTGATACTCTTCTTGCTAAAATGGAGAACAAGATCATCAGCCAAAGGGGAACTCTCCCTtccaagatttgaaatttttcttatGATTATCTTGCTTCCTTGTTTATGCCAGTCATCCGCTTTTGTTATTAGAG GGGGCACGACTGGCGGAATCACTGTTGGGGCGCTTCTGTTGGCTCTTCCTGTTGCACTTGTTCTATCAATCTGCCTTTTCATGATAACTGCAGTATTCATTGGGAACTTCGTACAATATAAGAAAATTATCATTGACAACGGCGAGAAGGTAACATGGCATAGCCGTCTCTTGGATGCAATTGCTGGGAAACATACAATAGGGAAATGGTGTCAAATGGATAGGTTGCCATCTACTTTTCTTTCAAGATTCGGGATTCTATTTGAGGATTTAAAAGGTCCTCCGACCTTGGTGTTTGTTGAGAACAGTGAACCTGGGAACGTCCCCACCTGGGTCACCAGTGACCGCAGTGGCATTGGAAGGATGAGGGCCATAAGTTCTGATGATGGCAACAATGATGCTCCTCTGCCTACTATAGAGAGGATTTCTGGCTCTGCTGACACAGCGTACATAGTTATTGATCTTATCAGAAGAATATTTCTCGGCATTGTCTTTGGCGCCTATCCACTCGAGGCCTCGCGCCACCAAAGCATTCTGGCCCTTAGTTTCACTATGTTGCAATTCCTATACCTATTTCTGCTGAAGCCCTACATCAGTAGGGGAGTTCAGATGGTGGAGAGCGTCTCCCTCCTGTGTGAAGCTGGTATTTTTGGAGTTTCTTTCTACAATCTACGGACTCGCAAACTAGAAGACCAAAAGGCGATCGGTATTTGGATGCTTGCCCTGTTTCTGATGAGCTTTATAGGACAGCTCTTGAATGAATGGTATGCACTGATCAAGTGTCTGCTAAGGCTTCCACAATCTGAGAATCCTTCTTTTAGTTTAGGAATGAGGTTTGTTGCAAAAGGCCTTGTTATTCCTTTCCTTCCAAGGAAGTATTGGTCGAGATTTGTTTCCCGCAAATTCTCTGAACCAAAAACATGTCTAGTCCCAGTGGTTCCATTAAATCCTGGGCCAAAGATGGGGAACAGAAGGGGCGGCCCAATGCATGTTGACACAGCAAGTGCGTCGTCTGCAACTGTGGTTCCTTTGTGCCTTCCAGACTCACCAGTTCTTGATGACCAGCTTCAGTTGTCAACTCCCTTGCCAGAAATTGCAGCAGTGGCTCATTTAGGATCAATCCCCAGAGGCACCTCTTCAAGcaccaagaagaaaaagatgagaacAGCGGATTTGAAGAGTCCAAAGGGACTCAAACTTGCTTCCAAAAATGAGATAAAGCTAAGAGAGTTGGCGAAAGCTAGTTTTCCAGGAAGTAGAACTACTGAAGGGGTTGGTCCCAGCAATGCTGCGCAGGACTCCTTGTTTGGATCCTCTGATGAATCGGAAGCCTCATCTCTAATAGCTCAGTAG